ACCGATTTTCATCTTCTCATCCTTCCATCATGTTCAGAATATTATGAGCCTCTTCCTCAATTAGATTTTCCTAATAGTCATCGTCTGCTTTGTCTGCTTCATCTGCTTCCATGGCTGCCAACATCTCCAAGCCTTCTCTATGAAGCTGCTCATAAACCTCTTTGGTAGTCTTTCATTTCCTGGCATTTGATTCTAGTTTAGGACGGCTTAATCGGTGCTTGCTATAAAGCTTGACATACTTGTCTTGATAAAGCAGATTGAGATGGCTATCATCCCAAATCTCATGGTGCACTATTTGGGCTCCTTTGTATTTATGGATGTCTTTTATTGTAGGGTTGCTCTCTAGTATTGGCCCAGCTTTAGGTATAGTATAATCATCTTTCATGATGGTGATCTTGTGCCTTGCTTGATCTGGATAAATGCTACTAGAGAATAATGCTTGAGGAATACTATTTACTTCTAAGACAATATTCTTGTGCCTTGCTTGATCTGGATAAATGCTATTAGAGAATAATGTTGGAGGAATATTATTTACTTCTAAGACAATATTGCTCCCATTTTCTCCTAGATGTAGATGTTGAACACATTGCAAAATAATGCTCTTAAACTCATTTGGGTTCTAAGACAATATTCTTGTGCCTTGCTTGATCTGGATAAATGCTACTAGAGAATAATGCTGGAGGAATATTATTTACTTCTAAGACAATATTGCTCCCATTTTCTCCTAAATGTTGAACACATTGCAAAATAATGCTCTTAAGCTCATTTGGAAAAGAATAAATATGATAATCCTGTAGAAAATATATTTTGGTTGAAAATCCATGCTCTTGCAGTACCTCAGGTGTAAGCTGCATTGTGTGATTATCATGCACAAAGTGCAAAGTCCTATGCTCCATCATATTTATGCTTGCTCCCAAGATTTTATAACTAACAGCTTCATTAGGATGACAACGTAGTCATGCTTTGCTATAAACATCAAATCCTGGTAGAGGATTCTTTAATAAATGAAAAAAAATTGTTGTATAGCCTGCTGCATATTATAAAGTTTCTTTTGCTCGTGCTAACTATAAATAAATTATCTCGAGTTAAAACTTGCAGAGTATATATACATGCTCACTTGCTCATTAAAATTAACAGGCCAATTTATATAATCATTCATATAGTCCTCCCAAAGATTTTCTACTACTTATGATCTATTATCTTTCACTACTTTTCCTTGCTCAAAGTTCAACTGGTCTTGTAAGTTGCTCTTTAATTTCAACATTAGTTATTTCATAAAGATTAACTAATTTTACATGCTTTCTACTAATTTATTGTATGTTCCTAACAAGAAATTATCCTTTGTAGACAGACAATCTTGATCAGTTCCAAGACTATCGATATGAAAATAGAGGAGATATATGGTCTTGTTATAGTCTATAAACTCTTGCTCTAGTGCTCTGACTAACTTTTCAAGTCATATAACCATATTTGGTGGCTGGTTTCTAAGACTCTAGAAATTATCTAACAAAACCTTTTTCTTAATTAGTAGTTGCTCAAGGGTGTTATACCTATATTCACAATTAATTACTTCCTGAATGTGGATATTACCATAGATGTGAGTGGGAATTGCCGCTCTTAATTGAGGCCTTGCTGCTACGCTCATTGATTGAAAAGCTTGCTGAGGTGTTGCATTGAATGATACATAGTTAGATGCTCTCCTATTGCTCGAAGATGCTGATGTTGATGCTGATGCTCTTGAGAATTGCATATCTGTATCAAAGAATAAGTCTTGATAAGATATCTGCTAATGTATTATCAGTTCCTTTAATATACTCAAATTGGGGTCTAAACCCATTTCCTGTAATAGAATCTACAAAATTTACCCATCCATAGGCTGCTTGCTTATTAGTTGTAATTTTATTGTAATGAGAAACAACATTTTGACAATTCGTTCTAATTGTAAATATTTCATTATGTAAGAATAAAGAAAATGCTTCAAGAGAATTCCACTGTGTATACGTGGATGTAGCATGCAACCTCATGCAAACTCTCATGCTTGGTGAACAGATTCTCATGCTCAGGTACAAACTCTCATAATGATATTAAAATCCTTACAAACTCTTATGTAGAAGAGACAAAGTCCTTGGTCAACAGGTTCTTTTCGTCATTTGGAGACTCACACAACTATCTCTTTTTATCCCATTGTGCACTAACCAGTTTGTATGCTATACCGACTTGTGTTGTATAACAGAACTATCTTTCTGATACGATCTGGCTAGGGGCAGAACCACTTGAAAGGTTGGTAGGGCTATAGCTTAGACCATAATTGTTATAATACATAAGATATATATATATATATATATATATATATATATGTATGTACCACTACATGCACAGAGTTGAATTTAGTTCAGCTGGTTGAAAGGTGTGTACTATTCTCATTCATTCATTGGTTCGAGTTTCAGTGAAGGCATTTCGTGCCATTTTTCTTTGCTGTTCCCCCAATTTTTTCTCCCCATTTTTGACTTTTGTTTCTATTTTTCCCTTTTTTTTTTCTTAGGGCATCTCCAACAATTGGTCTAAAACTCAAACCTATATTCAAATTTTAGGTCACTCAAACCTATAATTATTCATATAAGTTTTGTATCTCCAACCCATTGAGGCAAAACTCAAACCTTTTTAATCATTTTATATTATCATTTAATCACACATGGAGTGAATCTCAATTTATTTGAATAATGAATCATTGTTTAATCATATTATATCACACATAATTATTCTATATTAATAAAATCTGATAAGTGGTTCACACCCATATATAATTATTCTATATTAATCATTGTTTAACCCTATCTCTACCCTATATTATATTATTTTGATATAAAAAGAAAGACATTTAACTGGAAACAAGAAAAAGCTTTTTACCTATTTTGTGATTCCACGCTCTGTGTCCTCTTTCCCCGAACAAAATCAAAGAAACAGACTTCAAACCAAGCCAATTCTTCTTTTCTTCACATAATCTTGTATAAAACGCCTTACATCTACACAACATGTCAATGATGTTCGTGAACTCGCTGGGATATGAATAAGAGACATCAAAAAGCGTGGCGGAAGAGACTAAACAGACAAGTTAGATTAAGTTAGAGGTGGTATGGGTTATAGCTAAGGTTGATATTAATACCCATTGGGTAATACCCGTGGGTTTATACCAATCCAAGAAAAATTTGCGGGTAATACCCACTAAGTAATACCCATTTGTAAAATATTAGGTTTGGCTGGTAATTACCCACCCACCCACTTTAAATGGGTAAAACCCATACCCACACCCATTACCTATTTCTCTTATTGAGGGGTTGTTTATGCTATGTAACATCTCGGAAATTCGGTTTTCTATTTTTGAAAAGAAAATTATTTTTCAGCTATTTAAATTTGAATTTATATTATTTTTTAAATTCTTTGTGGTTTTCGAAAATTATTCAAATTTTTGGTTTGTTAAGTTTTGTCTTTTGAGCCCATAAGATTAAGGTATAGGTCGTTACAAGTTCGTATTCGAAGTACCGTTTGGACATCGGGGCTATTTTTAATGATTTTTGGAATTTGATATTATCCAAAAATTTAATTAAAAATAGAATTATTGCTGGCATGATCTGGACTGTTGGATCTTTTAAGCCGCTAGATCTAGGCCATCGATTTGGGTATGTATATACAGGGGATTAGTTTGGACTGGACTAGATCAGTACAAGCCCAGACCGAGTCGGTCTTGAGCTGCTTTGCAGCGACGGAGCTCAGCTCCTTCCTCTGTCGTCTAGTCGCCTCCCGGCGTAAGGCTGGTGTCTACGGCTTCCTCTTGATCTCGTGATCCTCCCTGTGATTCCAGCTTGAAGAGTGGAGCTCCGGTGAAAGAGAAAAGGACGAGAGAAGGTGATTGTGTTTCCGATTGGGTTTCCGATTCCGGCGACGGCGGCGAGCGTGAATGGTACTGGAAGCTTCCTCTCGTCCTCGTGGTCTTCTCTATGTCCTCAGTTTCTTCAAAAGAGGTCAGGAGAGAGAGATTCGAAGTGAAGGAGGAGAGACTCGGTTCGCCGGTGAGTTTCCGATTCCGGCCAAGTCGTGGTCTCTCACCGGTGTGGATAGCTTTGTCTCCTCATCCACGACGTCCCTGTAACTTCAGCTTGTCGAGACATCTACACGGTATGGGACGTGTAGGTTCATATGTCTTTGATGTATGGACTAATCAGCCAGTAATTGAGTGGAGGAAGTTCATTAGCATATATGCATTGAATTGTTATCATTTATATAAAGCATTGTATGATGTTTGATAACTTGATTGTTTGACATAGTTAAGTATAACTAAAGAGGTTTGGCCATACTGAACGTAAGCTCACCCCTATGAGTTTTGTTCAAGTTTGCACGAGGACTCGTGTTTCTAGAAGACTAATTGTGACGTTAGCTTACGTGTACAAGAGTCGAGAAGTGGAAGATTAGAAATGAGATAGATCCACAAGCCTTGTTTTGTCTTTGTAATTGTTTTTGTTATTGTAAACGTTTTATTTTATTTTATTTCGAAAAAAGTATTTGAAATTTGTTATATTTTCTTTTACTTTTCCCGCTCACGCCTCGGATTCGGCGTCAGGTGCTTGGAAACCACCGACATCGGGTTTGGGGTGTGACATGCTAGCTGTCTTTTTCAGCCAATGATGAGCCACAATTCTCCGACGACTACAAAACCGAAATGGACCCACCCACGCCCGAATCCCTCGCCCTCTCCACCACCGATCCCTAAACCTCGCATTTCACCTCCCTCAACGACCTCGCCACGAGCAGCTCCTAGCGTTCCATCCTCAACAAGGTCACACGCGCCTGAGCCCAGTCCCTCCTCACCAAGCCTTACGACCACCTCATCTACTTCACCTACAACGTCCTCGCCCTCACCAAACTACGGCGTTTCATCGACGCCGCCGTTGAGATCAACTCCTTCGAAGACCTCAACAGCCTCCGCTATAAATACGAAAGGTATCCAGATGTCTACCCGGGCAGGGTCGGGTCCATGGTCTCGTTCTCGTTGCGGTGGATGTACGCATTGATCCCGATGAAATTGGGCCGGCGGCAGAATATGCTGGACCGCCTCTATGTCCTACTGGATTTCGTGAGGTGAATAGTGAAGGAGAAGAGAGAGATTGGGAGTGTTGATGTGTGGAGGAGGAGGGAGAAGTTTGTTATGAATGGCGAGATTATACCGATCCGGTTCTTGTAGGTGTTATCTAGGTACCCACGAGTATTACATGTACACAGTTCATCACATCCTTGGGTTTTTTTTTTAATACCCATACCCACCCACTGCTGAAAATGGGTATACCCATTACTAAAATTAAAATCCAATACATATTTTACCCATGGGTACCCATACTCATGGGTTTTAATGCCATCTTTAGTTATAGCAGATGAGTAATCTTTTGTTCAATTCACTCTCCATTGGTGTAATACTAGATCTGCATAATTGGTTTTGTGTTGGTATAATTAGATAGAAAGAAATTGATGGGTGCTTGTAGAAAACGAATATTAAGAAGACCGATGTAGTATATTCAGAGAAATAGCAGAAGTTATGGAATACGCAGTAGATGAGCCGATAAAGTTGGCTACTTGGCGTAATTGAAAAAGACGGTGTAAGGCGGAATTTACGATCTGGTGATGGAAAATCTTTTGGGGTGGCTTGATTCTTTTACTGAAGTGGGAATTTCATGAAAATAGAATTCTAAATAACAAAAGGCATGGAAGCAAGTCTGGAAGGTATGTGTTCTGCCTAAGGTTAAGAGTTTTGTGTGGCGACTCATGAGAAATATTCTTCTTACAAAGATGGCTCTAAGTAAGAAGATATGCATGGAAGAGCAGCTGTGCCCGTTTTGTCGAACTGAAAATGAAACAGCGTTGCATCTGTTTAAAGAGTGTAGTGGTGCTGCATGCATGTGGATTACTAGTCCATTAGGGTTGCGGGCCAGAAATCATGGAGCCAATAACATGGAAGAGTGGGTTGTAGGCATGAGAGAAGTGCTAACAATGGGGCAAGTGGAGATGTTTTTTATGCTACTGTGGGCCCTCTGGGTTGAGAGAAATAACATGGTATGGCAAGGTACAAGCTTTGATCTCATCGGTACGGTGACCTGGTCAATGTTACTGTTACAAGAATATCAAAACTTACACCCATGTGAGACAAAACAGAAGAGAAGGAAGGTGTCACAGAGGTGAAAGTTTCCACCAAGTGGGAGACAAGTTAAATTTTGATGGGCCTATAGAGATGATGGATTTTTGGGGGGGGGCCGCAGGAGTAATTGTCAGAGATGAGCAAAGGGAGGTGATAGGTGCGTGGTCAAAGAAGTTATCTGACTTGTGGTCTCTGTTACAAGCTGAAGCCTTCTTTTTTTTGAAAAGCTACAAGCTGAAGCCTTAGCGTGCAGGGTAGGTCTAGTGACAGCTTTGCAGCAAGGTTGGAAGTCTCTGGAGGTCGGAAGCCACTGTGCTATTTTGGTCAGTGCCCTTAACCGTCATGTAGAACACAGAAGTGAGGTTAGTCCGATCATTGAGAATTGTAGTGTTTTTATGATGTCTTTTGATTTTGTAGAGGTCTGACATATTTACCGAGATAGCAAATAATGTGGCTCATAGATTGAGGCATTTTGCTAGTCTTAATAAAATAATAGAGCAACGCTTAACTGAGGTACATGCTTGTATACAAGATGTCCTCTATGAGAATAACTATAATGTTTAGAGTGAGACACGAGGTAGAGGTTGAGGTTCTATGTCCCTCTAGGAGCTACATTTTTAATATAAATAATAGGTGTGAGAATGAGCCTCTTATGGGCTGAGTGTCTCTCTCCAATTTCAAAAAAAAAAACGGTTATTTATTTACTCCCATAACAAATGGTGCTTTTTTATGAGTAATTTAAGAAGATGTTTACCAGTTTGCTTTCTTAATTGTTATATATCCATGTTCAATTTGGATATTATGGTCCATTTGTTCTCTCTCTTTTCTCTTTTTTTGGAATGAATATCAATTTGAGGGAAAATGACTTCTTTGAAGAGTGAATATTGCTGGATCGATTTTGAAGGTATTTAAGATGACGAGCCATAGATGTATAGAATGAAGGAATGAAAACTTGAACATACCAATTTACCCCTTAAAGTATGATACTTAACATGTCACTTAACGGACTACTTAACGTCATGTACCAAAATGATATCGTTATTTCAGAAAGTTAAGAAACCATAATTATCGGTTACATCTGAGTGATGTATAGTTACTAAAATTTTCCTTTTGGTAGAAATTTCAGAGTTGTGATATGGTGACAAGTAGACAACCATTTCTCCAGTAAGGTGGACGGCATAGGTGACCAAACAAAACGAAAGGGAGCGAGACGTGAGTAAATAGCATGCATTCATTCACATATACACAGCATGGAAAGTTCACCAACTTATCTTCAGCGCAACCACCACAACCAATCAGACCGCAACACGTGCGCTACACTTTCAAGCTCGATCGAGCAGCCACGAAATCCTTTACCTCCGAAAAGAGCTGGTTGGATTCCGGCAACTCCGGGAAAATATAGAAGGCGTGAACCATAGTCGGATACTCGATCAGCTTCGCCTCCTTCCCCGACTTCCTCAACCACTCACAGTACCTCCTCTGCCAGTCCCGCAGCGGATCCAAACCCCCAACGAACACCACCGTCGTCGGGTACTCCATACCCGATATGTCCACCGCGTTCGGCCCGCCCACATTCGCCGCCTCGTGGTCCCGGGTCGACCCGGCCGGTAAAAACGCCTTCCACAGCCAGTCGGTTCGGGTCATCGACACCAGCGGCGCTCCCCGGAGTTCGATCTCCGACTCGGTTCTTTCCTCGCCGCCGAAGAATGGCTGGATCGAGATCATCCCGATCGGTTTCACGACCTGAAAACTCTCCCGGGAGGCTCGCACCGCCACGTGGTGCGCGATGTTGGCGCCGGCGCTGTCTCCGGCGAGGAAGCAGCGGGAGAGGTCGGCGAGGTCGGGGAGGGCGTCGGGGTTTTGGTCGAGAAACTTGAGGACGTCAAGGCCGTCGTCGTACTGGGAGGGGTAGCCGTGCTCCGGGGAGAGGCGGTAGTTGACGGAGATGACGACGGCGGGGATTGTGCGGGCGAATTTGCGGCAGACGGCGTCGTAGGCGAAGGTGTCGGGGCTGAGGAAGCTGAAGCCGCCGCCGTGGAAGAAAACGACGACGGGCAGAGAGGAGGAGGAGGTGGAGGGGACGAAGAGGCGGAACCAGAGGTTGCGGGAGGCGTCGACGGTGAGGTCGGAGGTGGTGACACCTTTGTAGGGAGCGGAGGGAGTGGCGGAGGAGCGGAAGTCGAAGAAGCTCATGAGACGGCGGTTGACGGTGCCGTCTGATCGGCGAGCGGCGTCCGTTAACTTTGACAGAACCCATAACGAGATCCGGGTCCGCCATGGGAGCTTATCCCATGAAGCAGTTGGACTCTGGGAACGAGACGACGTCGTCATGGAGGAAATGGAAGTTTCTCTCTGGTGTGTGTGGCGCTGGGATTTTGGTGCAGTGGAAGATTGAGTGAGTGTGACTTTCAGTGGGTTTGAGGGGACTAATATTAACGACCCCTACGGCGTCGTTTAATGGGGTTAGTGTCTGGTAGACTGTCGTGTTCTTTTTTTACTGTAAATGGTAAAATTTGATTTGTTTGGTGTTGAAGGAAGGGAAGGTTGGATTGCTTACTCGTATTCCATGATCGATAGTTGTTGCTTCAATCATCGCAGTTGAAGCTTAATGAGTTAAATAAAAAAAGGGATCGGAGTCTTCAAACCTTGTGTGCGTTCTGACTCAATCAAGCTATCCAAGTTACTGATACCTGGGGTCAGCTATAAATGGCTACCATGCACGGTGGTCGGCTACACCTTCAAAGCCAAGTTGGTATAAATTGATGAGGTGCTCCCGACCCATCATAACCATGCACCCCCACAATCCCATACTTGACTATACCGCAAGTTCACCTGGGTTGAATTGCTCAAGTGACATTCGCTTCCCTCAATGGCGGAATTGGCAGTTCCAGAGTCGGTGAAAATGAACAAGCCTTTTGATTTTCTGTTTGAAGCAATACTGAAGTTCGGGAAAATATAGCACTTAGGGTACGGTTCAAAGGACACTACTTTTTTGTAACAATACAATAGAAGCTTAAAAGGGTGGGTTAGATGGGAGAGAATTCCGGTGTTTGTTGACTAATGTGAGCTGTGTATGCAAGAACTGGGGATTGGTTTATGTTGCCCGGCGATACGGTGGCTACGCTACTTGTGCATGCACCATATCATAAGGGAATTTTCAAATAACGACCCATCTCTTAAGTCTTGAGGCACGATCTCGAAAAAACTCATCTCACCTGCTCATTTTGGTGTTTGGCACAACTGTAAAACAAAGGGCAGGGGCAGGGGCAAGGGCAAGGGCATAATACAATTGTTCACATGATACCACCACACCAGGCTCCCTTGGGAAACTCTCACTATTGGTTTGCTTGTTTCTTAATGAATGGCTTTTGGGATATCAGTAGTTTCTAATCACTGTTACATTCAATCACTACCACATTCAGCCCTGTTGTCAAAGCTCTTGCTTATTCAATGAGAGAAGCTTTGTCATTGATGATCACACAACCCTGTCCAACAACCAGTACCCCATCAGCAGCATACGCAAATTAAAAGCAACATGCACAGAAACTTCATAAATATAGAACAATGAGGTTTTATGGCACAAAAGGGAGCCTTCAAATCTTTTGTGTGTGTGTGTGTGTGTGTTCTGACCCAATCAAGCTATTCAAGGGACTGATACAACAGCAGACTTAAAATCTGTCAAGTATTAGAGTTGGTATTAAGATGTACAGGGCTTTTCAGATACAAACCTCCTTATTTATTCAAAATGTAAGGATTTCCATAATTGACCTACTTTTCGATCATATTTTCTCATCTCAACCGTTCATCTTTTAGATATATATGAGTAGATCATCTCTACAAAATTTCAGCCAAATTGATAATCATTAAATAATTCAAAACTATGAATTACACGAACGGTTCGGGTTGAACAGATTGGGTTCGCTCATTGTAATCATATAGCTTCGATACCTTAACGATCACCAATTTAGCTGAAATTTTGCAGAGATGATCATGCCATATATATCTAGATACTAGTTGGCTATGATCGAAAAACGGTTCTATTGGCCAAATCCGTACCTTTTGAATAAATAAGGATATTTGGACCTGATAAGGATTGTTAAGATGTAAATGAATATTTCCATGTCCAATGAAGAAACTTTTCAAAATAACACAAAAGAGCATCTGTCAGTGAATCCCTAGATAAAAAGTTTCTCTGTGAAATGCATTTAACAGCTCTCCATTCAATCATTCATGAAGGCACACTTAATTATAACACGGATATAACCAAAGCAATTTGCACCGCCATACTAGACAATAGTTATGAAGTTTATAAGCAAGCATGCAGTGTTGCATAAGATTTTCACAAATGTATAAAAAACCTACACGGTCCTTGCAACAACTTCATTTTGGAAATCAAATGCTACTTGATGCATTATATTTTAGACAGAGAAGTAGCAAGATGCCGCAATAGTGAATAACTACTGTTTAAATGGACACTATAATATGCTCTGCAATCTTGCAGATCATCAATAATTCAAAACATAAATTCCTAAAATCATTTAAGTTGAATTGAAATAGAGGACAGAACAAAACAACTAGACATGAAATGTAAAAATATCATTTTATATGTGTACCTCTGGATGAAGCAATCGTACAATCTCAGTGAATAAACCAAAATGGTACACCTGCGCTGTTGATAATCTCGGTGAATAAATCATGAATGGTACACCTGTGCTGTTTATCAGTTTCAACAGAAAGAAGTCCTTGTGCATGCACCATATAATAGGTTCTTGGATATGTTGGAAAGGGCTCACACCTAAATGTAGAAAGTCATTCCATCAATACAAGAAACTACAACAGAACACAGATCACAGATGCAGCAATAGGAAACTAGAGACAGTGGTACGAATCCAAAAGTTTAAAATAATCTGGAGCTTATCAACTTTATAATCCATTAACTACCTACACAAAATCTAATGCATAGAACACACATTTATATGATCTTTTCACAAACAATAAGTATGAATGTCTTTGTTTATATTTCTTCATTTGGGTTGATTTACCCCATTACTCAAATAACTGTCAAGCTACAAAAGTCTATAACCAGAGTAATTATTTACTACACAAGAGACACTATGCGTGTGGATAAATGGAAGTGTGAAAAACACACGAAAAAAGAAAATCCAGAGAGGGATGACAGATAACAAACTCATCCAAAAAGATGAGAATAAGTCAATCTTGTTGATTCTGCTTTCAAGTATAGTATTTCCACAATAATGACTCACTATGAGATATATAACTAAGCACGGATACATGAAAACCTATAAAAGAAATGGGACCCAAATACCTAACAAAGATGCAATTTTGACCAAGAAAAAGAAAGAGAAAGACCAAGTTCTGATGGAAAATCTGTGACTGATACCTCACTTCCCAATCAAGGCCACATCTTGTAGAATGCAACATATAAACAAAGACGGATAGATATGGCAACTGTTTTGAAGTGAAAGAACCAAATATTCCAGGAAGATCCCTTCTACGATTAGCTGAACTTGGCTTCCAATGGCCTCATAGTTTGCGATGCACATAGTTAGGAGCTTCTTGTAAAAAGAGATGTGCTCCAAAACTACCATTGCTACATCCTCTATCTAAGATGGTTCTCACCTGCAAGATACAAGTATTATTGTTAAGCCCACAACAGTTTAGTTCAGTACGACAAATTAACAACCACATCTGGATACGATATACACAGATACAAACTACCTATAATGCACCTGAATACACTACAAGAGATGACAACGTGCTTTTTTATCACTGAAATACCACATAAACTGGAACTTGGGTAAACAATTATGGGTCTGGCAGTATCCACAGCCAGCCAAGAAAAGTGGAATTGGCAACATAAAACATATTACGTGCAGGAAAGCCTGTATATTGACTCAGTTGCCCTCTGCAGGCCACAAGTGATATTCTTTTGACATAAATTAACAACATACTTTAACAACAAGTACGAAAGGCTATTTCATTATCTTAAATTCAAACACCTTAATGAAAGTTGAGATTCGCT
The window above is part of the Fragaria vesca subsp. vesca linkage group LG2, FraVesHawaii_1.0, whole genome shotgun sequence genome. Proteins encoded here:
- the LOC101292478 gene encoding probable carboxylesterase 18-like, with product MTTSSRSQSPTASWDKLPWRTRISLWVLSKLTDAARRSDGTVNRRLMSFFDFRSSATPSAPYKGVTTSDLTVDASRNLWFRLFVPSTSSSSLPVVVFFHGGGFSFLSPDTFAYDAVCRKFARTIPAVVISVNYRLSPEHGYPSQYDDGLDVLKFLDQNPDALPDLADLSRCFLAGDSAGANIAHHVAVRASRESFQVVKPIGMISIQPFFGGEERTESEIELRGAPLVSMTRTDWLWKAFLPAGSTRDHEAANVGGPNAVDISGMEYPTTVVFVGGLDPLRDWQRRYCEWLRKSGKEAKLIEYPTMVHAFYIFPELPESNQLFSEVKDFVAARSSLKV